One stretch of Arachis hypogaea cultivar Tifrunner chromosome 20, arahy.Tifrunner.gnm2.J5K5, whole genome shotgun sequence DNA includes these proteins:
- the LOC112782406 gene encoding heparanase-like protein 1, giving the protein MGIHLALFLLLSVLRVTLSQDIAHGSLLVDGAQAKAETGDNYVCATIDWWPHDKCDYNHCPWGHSSVSNLDLTHPFLAKAIQAFKPLRIRLGGSLQDQVLYDIGLQTPCHPFQKMSGGLFGFSKGCLHMQRWDELNQFFNKTGVIVIFGLNALHGKHQIRHNVWEGAWDPQNTYDFLKYTVSKGYKIDSWELGNELSGKGIGASVGVAQYGKDLIKLKQIIDVLYENSKFKPSLVAPGGFYEKQWYDKLLQVSGSGIINVVTHHLYNLGPGSDQHLERKILDPIRLSRVEYIFRNLTETIQEHGPWSSAWVGEAGGAYNSGSPSVSNSFLNSFWYLDQLGMASTYNTKVYCRQTLIGGNYGLINVTTFTPNPDYYSALLWHRLMGKRVLAVSSDVSSPFLRTYAHCSKDREGVTLLLINLSNQTRFILNIRNPVTASVEENNTAKTTQKDDDSFIARLKRAFSWVGTKGSDVTFREEYHLTPKDGYLRSQTMVLNGVPLKLTNEGDIPTLEPVKSNVHSPIYISPLSIAFIVYPNFDAPACSRHRKL; this is encoded by the exons ATGGGAATCCATCTTGCATTGTTTCTTCTTTTGAGTGTTCTTCGCGTTACTTTAAGTCAAGATATTGCACATGGTTCACTTCTGGTAGATGGAGCTCAAGCAAAAGCCGAAACAGGTGATAACTATGTCTGTGCAACTATTGATTGGTGGCCTCATGATAAGTGTGACTACAACCATTGTCCATGGGGACATTCTTCTGTTTCAAATTTG GATTTGACTCATCCTTTCCTTGCCAAAGCTATCCAAG CTTTCAAGCCTTTGAGGATAAGACTTGGAGGTTCTTTGCAAGATCAGGTGCTGTATGATATAGGACTGCAAACTCCATGTCATCCATTTCAAAAGATGAGTGGTGGATTGTTTGGATTTTCGAAGGGATGTTTACACATGCAAAGGTGGGATGAGCTGAATCAGTTTTTCAATAAGACAGG AGTCATTGTGATTTTTGGACTGAATGCACTCCATGGGAAGCACCAGATTAGGCATAATGTTTGGGAAGGAGCTTGGGACCCTCAGAATACTTACGATTTTCTTAAGTACACTGTCTCGAAAGGATACAAGATTGATTCGTGGGAACTTG GTAATGAGTTGAGTGGTAAAGGCATTGGTGCTAGTGTCGGTGTTGCGCAGTATggaaaagacttgataaaactcAAACAAATTATTGATGTATTGTATGAGAACTCCAAGTTCAAACCTTCACTCGTAGCACCGGGTGGATTTTATGAAAAGCAGTGGTATGACAAGCTTCTTCAAGTTTCAGGTTCTGGCATAATCAATGTTGTGACTCATCACTTGTATAATTTGGGGCCAG GTAGCGACCAGCATCTCGAAAGGAAAATTCTGGATCCTATACGCTTGAGCAGGGTAGAATATATTTTCCGCAATCTTACAGAAACCATTCAAGAACATGGTCCTTGGTCTTCTGCATGGGTAGGAGAAGCTGGCGGTGCATACAACAGCGGCAGTCCTTCTGTTTCCAACTCATTCTTGAACAGCTTTTG GTACTTGGATCAACTTGGAATGGCTTCCACCTACAACACTAAAGTTTATTGCCGGCAGACTTTAATCGGAGGGAATTATGGCCTTATCAATGTTACCACTTTCACTCCCAACCCTGACTATTACAG TGCACTATTGTGGCATCGGCTAATGGGAAAGAGGGTTCTTGCAGTTTCAAGTGATGTTTCTTCCCCATTTTTGCGCACTTATGCTCATTGTTCAAAAGACAGA GAGGGTGTAACACTACTACTTATCAACTTAAGTAATCAGACTCGTTTCATACTCAACATTCGGAACCCTGTGACCGCAAGTGTTGAAGAGAATAACACGGCCAAAACCACCCAGAAAGACGACGACTCATTCATTGCTCGCCTCAAGAGGGCGTTCTCTTGGGTCGGAACGAAAGGATCAGATGTGACATTCAGAGAGGAGTACCACTTAACTCCAAAAGATGGTTACCTTCGAAGCCAAACCATGGTGCTGAATGGTGTTCCATTGAAGCTAACAAACGAGGGAGATATACCAACATTGGAGCCAGTTAAAAGCAATGTGCATTCTCCAATATATATTTCTCCTTTGTCTATTGCATTTATTGTATACCCCAACTTTGATGCCCCAGCTTGTTCTAGGCACCGAAAACTTTAA
- the LOC112782407 gene encoding SNAP25 homologous protein SNAP33: MFGSKKSPLKAAKPSSADPAYHVKSGSNPFDSDDEANGNRKYNSARKSDHHALVSHEVSTNPFDDVDTHGHGSSSSHAFSSADRNRFKSDFRDSGGLESQSVQELENYAVYKAEETTKSVKNSLKIAEEIREDATKTLVMLHQQGEQITRSHNVAVDIDQDLSRGEKLLGSLGGMFSKTWKPKKPGTVKGPVVFRDDPVRTKGSHLEQKEKLGLTSASKGQSRTQKAHSEPTNALEKVEVEHGKQDDALSDLSDLLGELKGMAIDMGSEIDIQNKALDGFETDADMLNIRMNGANQRGRHLLRK; encoded by the exons ATGTTTGGTTCAAAGAAATCTCCTCTGAAAGCTGCTAAGCCTAGCTCTGCCGACCCTGCCTATCATGTTAAATCAGGTTCCAATCCGTTTGATTCTGATGATGAGGCAAATGGTAACAGGAAGTATAATTCGGCCAGGAAGTCTGATCACCATGCATTAGTTTCGCATGAAGTTAGCACAAACCCCTTTGATGATGTTGATACCCACGGGCACGGTTCATCTTCATCTCATGCCTTTTCATCTGCCGATCGGAACAGATTTAAGAGTGATTTCCGTGACTCTGGAGGTTTGGAGAGTCAATCAGTGCAAGAGTTGGAGAATTATGCTGTTTACAAGGCTGAAGAGACCACCAAGTCGGTGAAGAACTCGTTGAAGATAGCCGAGGAGATAAGAGAGGATGCGACCAAAACTTTGGTGATGCTGCATCAACAAGGCGAGCAGATTACCAGGAGTCACAATGTCGCTGTTGACATTGACCAAGATTTGAGTCGG GGAGAAAAGCTTTTGGGAAGTCTTGGTGGCATGTTCTCCAAAACCTGGAAACCAAAGAAGCCAGGCACAGTTAAAGGACCTGTCGTTTTCAGag ATGATCCAGTTAGAACGAAGGGCAGCCACTTGGAACAGAAAGAGAAGTTGGGACTGACTTCTGCTTCTAAAGGGCAGTCAAGGACACAGAAGGCACATTCTGAACCAACAAATGCACTTGAAAAAGTTGAG GTTGAACATGGAAAGCAAGACGATGCATTGTCCGATTTAAGTGATCTGTTGGGAGAACTTAAAGGCATGGCTATTGACATGGGATCCGAAATCGATAT ACAAAACAAAGCCCTGGATGGTTTTGAAACTGATGCGGATATGTTGAATATCCGCATGAATGGTGCCAATCAACGCGGGCGTCACCTACTCAGAAAATAG